In Myripristis murdjan chromosome 5, fMyrMur1.1, whole genome shotgun sequence, the genomic stretch TCAGAATAACAAAGTAAATGTGtgccatttgtgtgtgtcatctgctgCTAGTATATCAGCCAACATTTTGGACTGGTCCTCCTGCATCACAGCCGCATCTGTAGTACtgatgtaatatttctgtaCACTTTTATAATTTCATACTTCTTTTTGTGATCCAGCAACTACAGACTTAACTCATCTGGCAAACAGAGACAAGCGTTACTGTGTTACTTAGGTGAATGGTGCCCTCTGCTGTTTATCTGTGAGAATAGGCTGCAGTTAGTACTCATACCACTTCCTGACTACAAGGCCACTgatgaaaggaaaaacaaacaaacaaacaaaaaacctggcCATTTATACAGTAATTTCACAAGagtttcttgtttatttttttaaatttatttgtacattttaatttatgttttgatATTTCTGTCAGCATGacattgtgtttgtatgtgtgtgtgtgtgtgtgtgtgttggggggggagggggggggggggggggggggggtaaacaGCACCTCTGTCAGCCTATTTAAATCTAtatgcatttttccattttgacaaTCTTGACTCTGCTCAAAATAATCATCCAGTATGGAAAACTCAATGTTGGCTGTGAGAAGATGCGGAGGAATCCCAGCTTCTCATAAAgggccacagcagcagcctgggttgAGGTGGTTTGCAGGACCACCTTGGGGAGGCCTCGTTCCCTGCAGAAGTCAATAACTGCCTGGGTCATCCTGGAAGCCAGACCTGCCCGTCGGCACGATGACGAGACGCTCATCCTGAACAGTTCCCCATACCTTTCTGTCCCGCTCTGTTTTGCCACAATAGCCACCGTGCCAATCACCTGGGACCTCCCGCTGACCTCAGCTTCAGCTACAAAGAAGCAGTCGTCCGGTCTGGTCATAAAGTTCCCAGGGATGTCCTGCATGTCTGTCCGAATTTTCTCTCTGATGTAGTGGGTATAGAGCTTGTGGCAGGAAAAATAGATCAGAGCCACCCATCCTCCAACTAACACCACGGCTCCTAAGATTGAGCCCAGGAGGTAGCCAGCAGCACAGAGGCCCAGGGTGATGCTGAGGTACAGAGGGCTGGTCATAGCATTGTAAAAACATGGGCTGATTTGCTCTACAACGCCATTGCTGAATAAGGTCAGCACTGTGTCCTTATCTGAGGGACGGTACCGTCGAATCACCAGCTTCATGACTAGAAGAGActacaaagcaaacaaaaaggaTCAATGAGCCCAACTTTGTACAACTTTATATGTAAGTgcttattatattatatattcattGGTGTGCTTGCTTCTGCAAAACATACTTACACACTATGCTCTCATTTCTTTATCAGCTTTTACTGTGCTGGCTTCATCAAGCTTTCACTCTTTACTTTCACTATtcactcttttttccccactgttttTCTACccctactgctactacaacaaATAGCCTACTAACTGGCTTCAATTAATTCAAACCTTGAACAACTGTTGCAGCTATTCAATTACTACTTCAATTACTTCAGGTGCTGCTTCAGCTAATTCAGCTTCTGCTTCAGCTATGCTTCATTTGCTGCTGGAActactgcagctgctgcttcaacTACTTCAAAGGCTGGTCAGCCCATTCAGAAACTTTTATTATCCTAGACATAgcaataggtcattttatacagtgtgtcaagtttcaaaaaatggtctcactatgAAACGGTTACTCTGGGGattaacatcatcacacattaaTAAAATTAGGCTCCTTGAATCCATAGGAATCTCAGTCCTAGGAAGCTAAGATTCGTATGAAAGGCGTGGGAGAGAGCggaggtgacatgcagcaaagggcctgagatCAGATTCAAACTCGGGATGCTGTGATAAGGAATCAGCCTAAGCAAGTGGTATGTGCTCTTATCAGGTGAGCTGCTTTGGAACAATATTTAGCCCACTTGCCAACAACCTAGCATGGCATACTTGACATCAGTCGATTGcttaggttgtctagtttcatatgatgctAGTATCTTAATTACCTTTAAAACTGAGCTGTCTAGAGCTTGTGAAAGACGATAAGTCAGCGGGGCCTGCAGACGGGCCATTGCTACTGCTTCATCTACTTCAACTACTATCTCAACTACTTAAGTGGCTTTAGCTACTTCAGTTGCTACTTCAACTGCTTCAGCTGTTGCTTCAGCTAATTCAACTGCAGCTTCAGCTAAACTTCAAATGCTGCTTCAACCTCTTCAGCTGCTGCCTCAGCTACGTACTGCAGCTAGTTCAACTGCTGCTTCAACATTTAGCTGCTGCTCCAGCAACTTCAGCTTCTGCTTCAGCTGAtatgaaaactaaaactactggtgaaaacaatgttttcataaaccaaaaaaaaaaaaaaaaaaaaaaaaaaaaaaaactaactgtgagaaaaacaagcaaaaacataaaGTAGAACAAAATAAGTTGCAGAGAATGCAAGTCTGTTCTAAACTATAACATGAATGTTCAGACACCGTATCCATTGACACTGGTCCCAGGTCAGTCTCGGTACACCAGTTGGTTAAACTGTAACCTGACTGTATGTCAGTGACCTTTCGCTGCGATATGTACAGTTCAGGTGCCTGTGAGGTGAGGAACTCATCAACAGCCATGGTGAGAGTCAGCAGGAAGTGTACGATG encodes the following:
- the LOC115359863 gene encoding putative N-acetyltransferase 8B, which encodes MKLVIRRYRPSDKDTVLTLFSNGVVEQISPCFYNAMTSPLYLSITLGLCAAGYLLGSILGAVVLVGGWVALIYFSCHKLYTHYIREKIRTDMQDIPGNFMTRPDDCFFVAEAEVSGRSQVIGTVAIVAKQSGTERYGELFRMSVSSSCRRAGLASRMTQAVIDFCRERGLPKVVLQTTSTQAAAVALYEKLGFLRIFSQPTLSFPYWMIILSRVKIVKMEKCI